The genome window TTCAGACTCTTCTGATTCTTTAAACATTAATTTACATTCGCCTAGCCCATTAGTGTTGTCTTGCTCCTTAACTCTAGCAATGAAACTCTGAATTCTCTGCTTATTAGCATTGTTATGTAATCTGAGTAACACGAAGTGTATAACACCACACAGGACATACAAGAACGCAAGTGTAAACCAAGTAGAAGGTTTTACTCggttaaagaaaaatccACCTTTTTTGTAATCATACTTGGGAAATCCATTTTTTAAATAATAGTCATAAGTCTTGCGAAGGCCATCATCTGCCAATATTCTAGTAACCAAGCTAATTCTTTCATAAAGTTTCCTGTATTTTGGATTCTTATCAGGATGGTACTTCTTTGCtagtttcttcaagtttttcGAGATCTCGATTGAGGTTGattgtttctgttttggaAGCTTGAGAAAACGATAGAAATCCATATCCTTTCCATACTTTCTCTCCAATTCTTGCTGTAATTGGAAgatttcaacttcatcttTTGTAAAGCAGTAGGCTACAGTAGCTAACAACCATAACAGCGTGATATATGTAGTAATGCACCTGTATTTAAGCATACTTTACGGTGGTAACTCTAATGCTCAACTATATTGTTCCCATACAATTGTGTTTTGATTAATTTTTATCTTAATCGACACGTAGCCTAGTAGTAATTATTTAAAGATGGTGTTCGTTTTCATGTTAACAAAACAAGCACTTCTAGAAATTTTAGAATTGCTTCATCAAGGACAAAACTATTACAAGTACAAAAATACAAGAAAATTTTGATCTAAGGCGTGAGTTAAATTTCATACCAGTACCAGGCTTCAATCATCAATCAAGTTAATATAGTATGGCAGAAACAGCACAGGGTCCTTCCAAGATAGTAGTGAAGTTATATCAATTTTTCCATATATCAACTGCTTTTCTATATTGTGCATTGTTGATCCGATGGATGGTGCTGATACCCTTGACATCTACCAGATTTTTACCAGGAGGTATACATGAGTTTTTGTGCTATCTAATGATTTATTCGTCAATTGGCAGCATACTTTGGTGGGTAAAATTTCAAGGactaaacaaaagattACTTAACAGACACAACCTAAAAAACATTAATCTTATATACTTTGTGGCGGTAATGCACTTCTACGATGATTATGAGCACTCACCCGTactaaaaaatattagTTATTCCACGTTCATTGTTGGACTCTCTCTAACTCAAATGTACCATCATTGGTGTAAGATCtttaaaacaaagaaaactaaTACAAATTCAAGATCAATGATTCAGAGGATAAACCTATACGTGGCCATCCCATTGTTGTACATCAGTGAATTCTACTTGTTGTTATTAAATACGGAAATTGATAACTATCATAATGGTCCAAACGTAGTTTTGCTCAACAAGGCTGTGCTAGTTACTTTTATTCCATTGTGTATGCATTTATATAGAGGTTTACTTTTCTAAGGAGGAGTTTGTATTAATCCTGGTGCTCATACCATCATGCTTGAGAGCTCTTCTATAATGCTCTCAATAAAtttctctgcttcttctggatcttcTATATTTTGGTACTTGAGTTTAGCCTCATCCAACCTGGATATGAAACTATTCATGTCAACAGTATTGGGTCTGGGGTCAGTTTCTCTTTCAGAATCTTCCCTTTGGTAATCCATATTGCTCCATTGATAAATATCTAATATCtctttgattctttcaGGACCAGCCTTCTCCATCGAACTACAAGTTTTGTCAATCCAGTTCACAACCTCTAAATTTAAATCCATTAGAGTGCTATTGAGGTCGTCAAGACTTGTTTCGTTCATCATATCTTCAGCAAAGTTACATCCAACAAaaaacttggaaaataTATCTTCATCCATGCTTTCAAGAAGTCTTTTAATACATCTGATATGTGGTGAAGAATCGTTGCGAATTTCATCGAGTACAAATATAACCCCGCTTAATATTTCTCTCAATTCTCTGCATTCTTCACTTAAAAATTCATTAATCCATTCCTCCAACACCATGTAATTATCAACATATAGATCTAGGTTGACCTTGTAGTATTTCGTTTTCCATTGAACATCTCTAAAAATGGATTTCTGTTCATCATATTGCTCTTGGAATATTGTTGAAAGGAATGCAACTCTATCATGAGTTCTTAACGTcgaaggaaaaagaattaaaacTTTGTGATTCGGTACAGAGGttttatcatcatattcTTGTACAACCATGGTCCCTTGTGGTTTTGAATTATGCCTCTATATTTTGTTTCgccatttttttctcgGGTTGACTTCATTCTTTGGTGAGTTGAATTAGGACTACAGGAGGTTTGTTTAGCTTTATTGAACTTTGAttgaatatcaagaaataataataagggtgaaaaaaaaaaaaaaaatgaagagaTGTCTGCAAGTGTA of Kluyveromyces marxianus DMKU3-1042 DNA, complete genome, chromosome 3 contains these proteins:
- the ERJ5 gene encoding Erj5p, with amino-acid sequence MLKYRCITTYITLLWLLATVAYCFTKDEVEIFQLQQELERKYGKDMDFYRFLKLPKQKQSTSIEISKNLKKLAKKYHPDKNPKYRKLYERISLVTRILADDGLRKTYDYYLKNGFPKYDYKKGGFFFNRVKPSTWFTLAFLYVLCGVIHFVLLRLHNNANKQRIQSFIARVKEQDNTNGLGECKLMFKESEESEGKQLLVKFGEVFVVQSDDTIAKVSTDQVTDPGISDTLLVKLPQWLWNKSIGKILPNKDTGKASKEGKSKVKNKKAGKRL
- the KEG1 gene encoding Keg1p, whose translation is MAETAQGPSKIVVKLYQFFHISTAFLYCALLIRWMVLIPLTSTRFLPGGIHEFLCYLMIYSSIGSILWWVKFQGLNKRLLNRHNLKNINLIYFVAVMHFYDDYEHSPVLKNISYSTFIVGLSLTQMYHHWCKIFKTKKTNTNSRSMIQRINLYVAIPLLYISEFYLLLLNTEIDNYHNGPNVVLLNKAVLVTFIPLCMHLYRGLLF